Proteins encoded together in one Chelonoidis abingdonii isolate Lonesome George chromosome 1, CheloAbing_2.0, whole genome shotgun sequence window:
- the LOC116825130 gene encoding olfactory receptor 52M1-like, producing MSDSNTTDFTNPSTFILLGVPGLEAAHIWISIPFCIMYAIAILGNFTILFIVKREPSLHVPMYYFLCMLAVTDLVVSTSILPKTLSIFWFNSMEIDFSACLTQMYFLHCFLVTESGIFMAMAFDRYMAICDPLRHSIILTNSMVAKIGVAVVLRGSILVLPYILVARQWPYCRTNIISHFYCQHMAMVKLACAEIHVSNYYSLSVVFCVFGLDPCFIAVSYTQILRVIFSLPTKDARLKTFGTCGSHLCAILAFYIPCLFSALTHQFGKNIGQHFHILIASIYLLMPPTLNPIIYGVRTKQVRDRLLRLFTHKGT from the coding sequence ATGTCAGATTCCAACACAACCGATttcaccaacccctccaccttcatcctgctgggCGTTCCTGGCCTGGAGGCGGCCCATAtctggatctccatccccttctgcaTCATGTACGCCATAGCCATATTGgggaacttcaccatcctgttcatCGTGAAGAGGGAGCCAAGCCTCCATGTgcccatgtactatttcctctgcatgctggctgTCACTGACCTGGTTGTGTCTACGTCCATCCTGCCTAAAACTCTGAGCATCTTCTGGTTCAATTCCATGGAGAttgatttcagtgcctgcctcacccagatgtacTTCCTTCACTGCTTCTTAGTAACAGAGTCTGGGATCTTCATGGCCATGGCTTTTGATCGCTATATGGCCATCTGTGATCCCCTGAGACATTCAATCATCCTGACAAACTCCATGGTGGCCAAGATTGGCGTAGCCGTGGTGCTACGTGGCAGCATTCTTGTGCTCCCCTATATTCTAGTGGCAAGGCAGtggccatattgcagaaccaacatcatATCCCACTTTTACTGCCAACACATGGCCATGGTGAAGCTGGCTTGTGCCGAAATCCATGTCAGTAATTACTACAGCCTCTCTGTGGTATTCTGTGTATTTGGTCTGGATCCGTGTTTTATTGCTGTGTCCTATACCCAGATCCTCAGGGTCATCTTCAGCCTGCCCACAAAAGACGCTCGGCTCAAGACTTTTGGGACATGCGGCTCCCACCTCTGTGCCATCTTAGCCTTTTACATTCCATGTCTCTTCTCCGCCCTCACACACCAGTTTGGCAAGAATATAGGCCAGCATTTCCACATTCTCATTGCCAGCATTTACCTTCTGATGCCCCCCACGCTAAACCCCATTATCTATGGGGTGAGGACCAAACAGGTCCGGGACAGGCTGCTGCGGCTCTTTACTCATAAAGGGACCTAA